The Psychrobium sp. MM17-31 genome window below encodes:
- a CDS encoding pyridoxal phosphate-dependent aminotransferase, whose protein sequence is MFQKSNKLHNVCYDIRGPVHDEAQRLEEDGHRILKLNIGNPAPFGFEAPDEIVRDVIHNLPQAQGYCDSKGLFSARKAVFHHYQEIIPNIDVEDIYIGNGVSELIQMATMALLNNGDEVLVPAPDYPLWTASVNLAGGKAVHYRCDEEADWFPDIDDIRAKVNKNTKAIVLINPNNPTGAVYSKEIILALLQVARENNLMVFSDEIYDKILFDEAQHIHTASLAEDLVIVTFNGLSKAYRIAGFRAGWMVISGNKELAAGYITGLNMLASMRLCANVPCQHAIQTALGGYQSINELILPGGRLLEQRDACYEILNNIDGVSCVKPKGAMYMFPKLDVKKFNLQDDQQLVFDLLRKEKILLVHGTAFNWPEPDHIRIVTLPYVQDLTAAMLRFGNFLENYRQ, encoded by the coding sequence GTGTTTCAAAAATCAAATAAACTACACAATGTCTGTTATGACATTCGCGGGCCAGTGCACGATGAAGCACAGCGCCTTGAAGAAGATGGTCACCGGATCTTAAAACTCAACATTGGTAACCCTGCCCCATTTGGTTTTGAAGCGCCTGATGAAATCGTTCGCGATGTCATTCACAACCTGCCACAGGCGCAAGGATATTGTGATTCAAAAGGATTGTTCTCAGCGAGAAAAGCGGTATTCCATCATTATCAAGAAATCATTCCCAACATCGATGTTGAAGACATTTACATTGGTAACGGCGTATCTGAATTGATTCAAATGGCCACGATGGCGCTACTAAACAATGGCGATGAAGTATTAGTCCCTGCGCCTGATTATCCACTGTGGACGGCGTCGGTGAACTTAGCCGGTGGTAAAGCTGTCCACTATCGTTGTGATGAAGAAGCTGATTGGTTTCCTGATATCGATGACATTCGCGCTAAGGTTAACAAAAATACCAAAGCCATAGTGCTTATCAACCCGAACAACCCGACCGGTGCGGTTTATTCAAAAGAAATCATCTTAGCGCTGTTGCAAGTCGCGCGTGAAAATAACCTGATGGTCTTTTCCGATGAAATCTACGACAAAATTCTATTTGATGAAGCGCAGCACATTCACACGGCGTCTTTGGCTGAAGACTTAGTCATAGTCACTTTTAACGGTTTATCAAAAGCCTACCGCATTGCAGGATTCCGCGCTGGCTGGATGGTAATTTCCGGCAACAAAGAGCTAGCAGCTGGTTACATCACTGGTCTAAACATGTTAGCGTCAATGCGTTTATGTGCCAATGTTCCCTGTCAACACGCCATTCAAACAGCGCTTGGTGGCTATCAGAGTATTAATGAGCTTATCTTGCCAGGCGGTCGTTTGTTAGAGCAGCGCGATGCATGTTACGAAATTCTCAATAATATTGATGGCGTGAGCTGTGTTAAACCCAAAGGCGCTATGTACATGTTCCCGAAACTCGATGTTAAGAAGTTTAATTTGCAAGACGATCAACAATTGGTATTTGATTTGTTGCGAAAAGAAAAAATCTTATTAGTTCACGGCACAGCGTTTAACTGGCCAGAGCCAGATCACATTCGCATTGTGACCCTACCCTATGTACAAGACCTCACCGCCGCAATGCTGCGCTTTGGTAATTTCTTAGAAAATTATCGTCAATAA
- a CDS encoding anti-phage deoxyguanosine triphosphatase has protein sequence MNKHDPALWLTRKGPSHIARPPDHRSLHQRDRARLFHSAAFRRLQAKTQVVGIGQSDFYRTRLTHSLEVAQIGSGIISQLKSQYPDFSHFEFDETLIETLGLAHDIGHPPFGHGGEIALNYMMRDHGGFEGNGQTFRILTRLEPYTKDFGMNLSRRSLLGTLKYPVTFSEVVGDYPDKPTDSFRQLKAHNWLPPKAIFDVDSSALDWVLEPLTDNDKALIRMAKHTEHNGITSIHKRSLHKSFDCSVMELADDIAYSVHDLEDAIVMGTVNYNLWMRDVVTPVKSLNPNALNFDIDQLTLFLFSDEAYLRKDAIGEMVNSFVTAIKIEHNPAFDEPLLAYNAKLNSEYSQLLEILKGFVFKRVIRKPEFQAMEYKGQQIVMELFEAFASDPYRLLPENTKERWRLAQDKKDDVQMRIICDYISGMTDEFAGKLYHSLFTPKM, from the coding sequence ATGAACAAACACGATCCCGCGTTGTGGTTAACACGCAAAGGTCCAAGCCATATTGCAAGACCACCAGATCATCGCTCGCTCCACCAGCGAGATCGCGCCCGTTTATTTCACAGTGCTGCGTTTCGTCGCCTGCAAGCTAAAACTCAGGTGGTTGGCATTGGCCAAAGTGATTTTTATCGCACGCGCTTAACGCATTCACTTGAAGTTGCGCAAATTGGCTCGGGGATCATTAGTCAGCTCAAAAGCCAATATCCTGATTTTAGCCACTTTGAGTTCGACGAAACGCTTATTGAAACGCTTGGTCTTGCTCATGATATCGGCCATCCGCCTTTTGGACACGGCGGTGAAATTGCCCTTAATTATATGATGCGCGATCACGGCGGATTTGAAGGCAATGGTCAAACCTTTCGTATTTTGACCCGTCTAGAGCCTTACACCAAAGACTTTGGCATGAACCTATCACGTCGCAGTTTACTCGGCACCTTAAAATATCCGGTTACCTTTAGTGAAGTGGTTGGTGACTATCCAGATAAACCAACTGACAGCTTTAGACAACTAAAAGCGCATAATTGGTTGCCACCAAAGGCGATATTTGATGTTGATTCTAGCGCACTTGACTGGGTATTAGAGCCATTGACGGACAACGATAAAGCGCTTATTCGCATGGCTAAACACACCGAGCATAACGGCATCACTAGTATCCACAAGCGCAGCTTACACAAGTCATTTGATTGTTCGGTAATGGAGCTTGCCGATGATATCGCATACTCTGTTCATGATTTAGAAGATGCTATCGTGATGGGCACCGTCAACTACAATCTATGGATGCGCGATGTGGTGACGCCGGTAAAATCGCTAAACCCCAACGCCCTTAACTTCGACATCGATCAGCTAACCTTGTTCTTATTTAGCGATGAAGCCTATTTACGCAAAGATGCGATCGGTGAAATGGTTAATAGCTTTGTTACCGCGATAAAGATTGAACACAATCCAGCGTTTGATGAACCACTCTTAGCTTATAACGCCAAACTAAATAGTGAATATTCACAACTGTTAGAAATTCTTAAAGGTTTTGTCTTTAAGCGAGTCATTCGCAAGCCTGAATTTCAAGCGATGGAATATAAGGGCCAACAAATCGTGATGGAGTTATTTGAAGCCTTTGCATCTGATCCTTACCGTTTATTACCTGAAAACACCAAGGAGCGCTGGCGCTTAGCGCAAGACAAAAAAGACGATGTGCAAATGCGTATTATCTGTGACTATATCTCGGGCATGACAGATGAATTTGCCGGTAAGTTATATCATTCATTATTCACCCCTAAAATGTAG
- a CDS encoding hemolysin III family protein, whose product MSQSTTQQPTSSLPYSQAEERLNTLTHGIGALFGGCATIAFIIGYFEHKQLSQLVTTSIYSLSLTVLMLASTLYHAATNPVKKQAYKLFDHCAIYLLIAGTYTPLVIHKVPSSLGYGVLGLVWLCAIIGIGIKLKFGSQYKKFSVMTYLVMGWLSLFVIYELIQALPTMALALLAGGGLVYSSGVYFYLNHKIPYNHAIWHIFVLLAAICHFLLIYLYI is encoded by the coding sequence ATGTCTCAATCTACGACTCAACAACCAACTTCTTCATTGCCTTACAGTCAGGCAGAAGAGCGTCTAAATACGCTGACACACGGTATTGGCGCTCTATTCGGCGGCTGTGCAACCATTGCCTTTATTATTGGCTATTTCGAGCACAAACAACTCTCTCAATTAGTAACAACAAGCATCTACAGCTTGAGCCTTACTGTATTAATGTTGGCATCGACGCTTTATCACGCCGCGACAAATCCTGTGAAAAAACAGGCTTATAAACTTTTTGATCACTGCGCGATTTATTTGCTTATCGCAGGCACATACACCCCATTGGTGATCCATAAAGTTCCAAGCAGCCTAGGTTATGGTGTGCTTGGTTTAGTATGGCTGTGCGCCATTATTGGCATTGGCATAAAGCTCAAGTTTGGCAGTCAATACAAAAAATTCTCTGTGATGACATATTTAGTGATGGGCTGGCTGTCATTGTTTGTTATTTATGAGCTTATTCAAGCGCTGCCAACTATGGCGTTAGCACTATTGGCGGGCGGCGGGTTAGTTTATTCGTCTGGCGTCTATTTCTATCTCAACCACAAGATTCCATATAATCACGCCATTTGGCACATTTTTGTACTATTGGCAGCAATTTGTCACTTCTTATTGATTTATCTTTATATTTAA
- a CDS encoding nuclear transport factor 2 family protein, whose amino-acid sequence MLRRLIFSSCLVLMACHGYAQSDAPKAQTKKDNVNECYQSLTQAYTSLDPQKMTNVYAPNGIYISTGGSAPIISGHESLNKLYGKYFSRVKKHNSSLDLQFRVTDRIVDTKTIHDVGYYVVTVIPPQESKQPPKQHAGKFTITFSKQEDGTWGIWSEANSKSKIKNYIKAKKVEGLHFDEYYPIENYVAQR is encoded by the coding sequence ATGCTTCGTCGATTAATTTTCTCAAGTTGTTTAGTTCTTATGGCCTGTCACGGCTATGCGCAATCTGATGCGCCAAAAGCTCAAACAAAGAAAGACAATGTTAACGAATGCTATCAATCATTGACTCAAGCTTATACCTCGCTTGATCCGCAAAAGATGACCAATGTCTATGCCCCCAACGGCATTTACATTTCAACAGGTGGCTCGGCGCCTATCATCAGCGGCCATGAAAGTCTCAATAAGCTTTACGGCAAATACTTCTCTCGCGTTAAGAAACATAACTCATCGTTAGACTTACAATTTCGTGTTACCGATCGCATTGTTGATACTAAAACAATCCACGATGTCGGCTATTACGTAGTTACTGTTATTCCACCGCAAGAGAGTAAACAACCGCCAAAACAACACGCCGGCAAGTTCACTATCACATTCAGTAAACAAGAAGACGGCACTTGGGGCATCTGGTCGGAAGCCAATTCAAAATCGAAGATCAAAAACTACATCAAAGCTAAAAAGGTCGAAGGACTGCACTTTGATGAATACTACCCTATTGAAAACTACGTCGCTCAGCGATAA
- a CDS encoding YchJ family protein translates to MNSSQCPCGSNQPYSDCCQPFHKGHSLPKTAQQLMRSRYCAFVINDCDYIYATHSPQTRHTVSLAAIKDWNQQCDWLGLQIIEGPQDNQVQNNQFRENKVEFVAWYKQDNALQHHHEVSRFATEFIDDELAKRITAETEKCWYYLDATYPDSAIKMPSRNDKCICNSGKKFKKCCGS, encoded by the coding sequence ATGAATTCTTCGCAATGTCCATGTGGCAGTAATCAACCATACTCAGATTGCTGCCAGCCATTTCACAAAGGCCATAGCCTGCCTAAAACTGCTCAGCAATTGATGCGGAGCCGTTATTGCGCTTTTGTCATAAATGATTGTGATTATATTTATGCAACTCATAGCCCGCAGACCCGTCACACTGTATCGCTAGCAGCTATCAAAGATTGGAATCAGCAATGTGATTGGTTAGGACTGCAAATTATTGAGGGGCCTCAAGATAACCAAGTCCAAAATAACCAATTCCGAGAAAACAAAGTCGAGTTTGTCGCGTGGTATAAACAAGATAATGCGCTGCAACATCATCATGAAGTATCGCGATTTGCGACAGAATTCATCGATGATGAACTAGCGAAACGCATCACTGCCGAAACAGAAAAGTGTTGGTATTATCTAGATGCAACTTATCCCGATAGCGCAATTAAAATGCCATCTCGCAACGATAAATGTATTTGCAATAGTGGAAAGAAGTTTAAAAAGTGCTGTGGGAGCTAG
- a CDS encoding VC2046/SO_2500 family protein: MQIGDLLIGELQLGQRLNECVQQGNKSEFALLLSMLSQDVRDQDQFALEQTTNEKSDITLAEQFEIPTTQTLKTRAMADQHYSIALADISREQGLTAGRLQHCLKPDALSFDLDRVEGFSDEIVDNLSPTIAARLEGRTISAPKPPVDINKAIAAQQSYEAQLFVA, translated from the coding sequence ATGCAAATCGGCGATTTACTTATTGGTGAATTACAACTTGGTCAGCGCCTTAACGAGTGTGTACAGCAGGGCAATAAAAGCGAATTTGCTTTATTGCTTTCAATGTTGTCACAAGATGTTCGTGATCAAGACCAGTTTGCGTTAGAACAGACGACTAATGAGAAGAGTGATATTACGCTTGCTGAGCAATTCGAAATTCCGACAACACAGACGCTAAAAACCAGAGCGATGGCCGATCAACATTACTCTATCGCTTTAGCTGATATCTCTCGTGAGCAAGGATTAACCGCAGGTCGTTTACAGCACTGCTTAAAACCAGATGCCTTGAGTTTTGATTTAGATCGCGTTGAGGGCTTTTCTGACGAAATCGTTGATAACTTATCACCGACGATTGCAGCAAGACTTGAAGGTAGAACTATTAGTGCGCCTAAGCCTCCAGTCGACATTAATAAAGCGATAGCCGCGCAACAAAGCTATGAAGCGCAATTATTTGTCGCTTAG
- a CDS encoding response regulator has product MSTLQKIPYNKLKVLLVDPQRPFQIMMKGILTNFGVKNVDFAESGEAALRSCRAKDYQLLMVEYNLGNKNGTQLLEELRTLRLIKPTALFVIVSAETDRAVVLGTMEMAPDDYIIKPFSQRLLDSRLQKAWNKRQALSSVYQCLDKHDLPRAILACQNLIKEKSRYSAVVLQMMTGFMCDVGQHEDAIKYLEPLLKERDLPWANLNLARAKLGLGELEEAEIILKKLIKAQSTNVEAIDLLAKVQLANQHNEAARTTLERSVELSPYSMKRHQFMVEVAQANDDYSLVKDSYGHLLNLSRRSVHAGTNHLFNYTRAIIDNVANSEEQKEVFKLQNELSSTLHRAKAEEGRNLNFAFSALEGVVQAQLQSAKGESLASKKTLMEAIYQFCGEDDEWDLPDELAPDACITLINLHDFELASEFAKQLDENSDIAAELNARLNDDSVTMVKAEFSKITRQGIEAYSANDDLEALQLFKQALKLSPVNSGAVLNVAQSQIKLMQEKRKYVKLLAAECKESFRVLGGMKLSKSHQKRYDKLRHEYDALIKK; this is encoded by the coding sequence TTGTCGACGTTGCAAAAAATACCTTACAACAAGTTAAAAGTACTTTTAGTCGATCCCCAGCGCCCCTTCCAAATTATGATGAAAGGGATTTTGACCAATTTCGGCGTAAAAAATGTCGATTTCGCTGAGAGTGGCGAAGCCGCTTTGCGTTCGTGTCGCGCTAAAGACTATCAATTGCTAATGGTTGAATATAACCTTGGCAACAAAAATGGTACTCAGTTATTAGAAGAGCTAAGAACGCTGCGTTTAATCAAACCAACGGCGCTCTTCGTTATTGTATCTGCCGAAACCGATCGCGCAGTGGTCTTAGGTACCATGGAAATGGCACCGGATGATTACATCATTAAACCCTTTTCCCAGCGTCTGTTAGATAGCCGATTACAAAAAGCGTGGAATAAACGCCAAGCTTTATCATCGGTGTATCAATGTCTAGATAAACACGATCTTCCCCGCGCTATCCTCGCTTGCCAAAATCTAATAAAAGAAAAAAGTCGCTACAGCGCTGTTGTGCTGCAAATGATGACTGGCTTTATGTGCGATGTCGGCCAGCATGAGGACGCAATCAAGTATCTAGAACCGCTATTAAAAGAACGAGATCTGCCATGGGCTAACCTCAATCTCGCTCGTGCTAAGTTAGGATTGGGTGAGCTAGAAGAAGCTGAAATTATTCTCAAGAAGTTAATTAAAGCGCAATCGACCAACGTTGAGGCCATCGACTTATTGGCCAAGGTGCAATTGGCCAACCAACACAACGAAGCTGCACGAACAACACTTGAGCGTAGCGTGGAACTATCGCCTTATTCGATGAAGCGCCATCAATTCATGGTTGAGGTGGCACAAGCCAATGACGATTACTCGTTAGTGAAAGACAGCTACGGTCATTTGCTTAATTTATCGCGCCGCTCAGTCCATGCAGGCACCAATCATTTGTTTAATTACACTCGCGCCATTATCGACAATGTTGCAAACAGTGAAGAACAAAAAGAAGTTTTTAAACTGCAAAATGAGTTATCGTCTACGCTCCATCGCGCCAAAGCGGAAGAAGGAAGAAACTTAAATTTCGCTTTCAGCGCCCTTGAAGGGGTGGTTCAAGCCCAGCTCCAGTCGGCAAAAGGTGAAAGCCTTGCATCAAAGAAAACATTGATGGAGGCGATTTATCAGTTTTGTGGCGAGGACGATGAATGGGACTTGCCGGATGAATTGGCACCGGATGCTTGCATTACGCTGATCAATCTTCACGATTTTGAATTGGCGTCTGAATTTGCCAAGCAACTAGACGAAAACAGTGATATCGCGGCAGAGCTCAATGCTCGCTTAAACGATGACAGCGTTACCATGGTGAAGGCTGAGTTTAGCAAAATCACTCGCCAAGGTATTGAGGCCTATAGCGCTAATGACGATCTAGAAGCACTACAGTTGTTTAAACAAGCGCTAAAATTGTCACCGGTTAATTCAGGCGCAGTGCTTAATGTGGCGCAATCGCAAATCAAATTAATGCAAGAGAAACGCAAGTACGTCAAGCTGCTTGCAGCAGAGTGTAAAGAGTCTTTCCGCGTGCTTGGCGGAATGAAACTGTCAAAATCTCACCAAAAGCGTTATGACAAGTTGCGTCATGAGTACGACGCCCTCATTAAGAAGTAG
- a CDS encoding PLP-dependent cysteine synthase family protein yields the protein MPRHWVNQAIAKIEADFQRSADTHLLQVPMPQFPTISLYLKDESTHPTGSLKHRLARSLFLYGLCNGWIKEHTTIVEASSGSTAVSEAYFARLLGLPFIAVMPRSTSCEKIKLIEFYGGQCHLVDDPGKIHEASIALAKETNGHFMDQFKYAERATDWRGNNNIAESVFNQLAKEPYPEPAHVVVGGGTGGTSATIGRYIRYNQLNTQLHVVDPENSVFYDYYHQRDEQLKSAKGSRIEGIGRPCVELSFIPDIIDSMQKVPDAASIASMLFLEKLLGRRCGGSTGTNFYGVITLMRQMIEERQSGAIVTLICDDGNRYTNTYYSEQWRIDNGIDVAPYLKQIEQFWATGQWQTTE from the coding sequence ATGCCTAGACATTGGGTCAACCAAGCGATCGCCAAGATTGAAGCAGACTTTCAACGCAGTGCCGACACACATCTACTGCAAGTACCAATGCCCCAATTTCCAACGATTTCCCTTTATCTCAAAGACGAATCAACGCACCCGACAGGTAGTTTAAAACACAGACTTGCACGCTCGTTATTTCTTTACGGGCTTTGTAACGGCTGGATTAAAGAGCACACGACCATTGTTGAAGCATCTTCAGGCAGCACTGCCGTGTCAGAAGCATATTTTGCAAGGCTGCTTGGTTTACCTTTTATCGCCGTGATGCCCCGCTCCACTTCTTGTGAGAAAATTAAACTTATTGAGTTTTACGGCGGACAGTGTCACTTAGTTGATGACCCAGGAAAGATTCACGAAGCGTCAATTGCATTGGCTAAAGAAACTAATGGTCATTTTATGGATCAGTTTAAATACGCTGAGCGCGCAACAGACTGGCGTGGTAACAACAATATTGCAGAAAGCGTATTTAATCAGTTGGCCAAAGAGCCTTACCCAGAGCCCGCCCACGTTGTCGTTGGCGGTGGTACGGGCGGCACCAGTGCCACCATAGGTCGCTACATTCGTTATAATCAACTAAATACTCAACTTCATGTTGTTGACCCAGAAAACTCGGTGTTTTACGACTACTATCATCAACGTGACGAACAGCTAAAAAGTGCTAAAGGCTCACGTATCGAAGGTATTGGTCGCCCCTGCGTTGAGCTGTCGTTTATTCCCGATATTATCGACTCGATGCAAAAAGTGCCTGATGCTGCATCTATCGCAAGTATGCTGTTTTTAGAAAAACTCCTTGGCAGACGCTGCGGCGGCTCAACTGGCACTAATTTTTACGGCGTGATTACGTTAATGCGCCAAATGATCGAAGAGCGCCAAAGCGGCGCGATTGTGACTTTAATTTGCGACGATGGGAATCGCTATACCAATACATACTACAGCGAGCAATGGCGCATAGATAACGGCATTGATGTAGCGCCATATCTAAAACAGATCGAGCAGTTTTGGGCAACAGGTCAATGGCAAACTACTGAATAG
- the queE gene encoding 7-carboxy-7-deazaguanine synthase QueE, translating to MSQLPLNEIFESIQGEGSFTGAPSIFVRLQGCPVGCAWCDTKHSWYLDEKYQTTFNEVVAKGGDGESWCNTTVDEMVEHLLGYKARHVVISGGEPCLYDLRDFCAALEANGFTVQLETSGTFEVKVSDNTHVTVSPKVAMKGGYEILDSALIRADEIKHPVAMTRHIEELDALLARLTPQQVAAKKIYLQPISQQKRATQLAIDTCIERNWWLSIQTHKYLAIQ from the coding sequence ATGAGCCAGCTGCCACTTAATGAAATTTTTGAGTCGATTCAGGGTGAAGGATCCTTCACTGGCGCGCCATCTATTTTTGTACGGCTGCAAGGTTGTCCTGTCGGATGTGCATGGTGCGATACCAAGCACAGTTGGTATCTAGACGAAAAGTATCAAACAACGTTCAATGAGGTTGTTGCCAAAGGCGGTGATGGTGAAAGTTGGTGTAACACAACCGTTGATGAAATGGTTGAGCATTTACTCGGTTATAAAGCGCGTCACGTGGTAATTAGCGGTGGTGAGCCTTGCTTGTATGACCTTCGTGATTTTTGCGCTGCGTTAGAAGCTAATGGTTTTACAGTACAACTTGAAACATCAGGTACCTTTGAAGTGAAGGTCAGTGACAACACCCATGTTACTGTATCGCCTAAAGTTGCGATGAAAGGCGGTTATGAAATTTTAGATAGCGCCCTTATTCGCGCCGATGAAATTAAACATCCAGTGGCCATGACTCGTCATATTGAAGAGCTTGATGCGTTATTGGCACGTTTAACACCACAGCAAGTTGCTGCAAAGAAGATTTACCTACAGCCAATCAGTCAACAAAAAAGAGCCACTCAATTGGCTATCGATACCTGTATCGAACGCAATTGGTGGCTCTCGATTCAAACCCATAAGTATTTAGCTATTCAGTAG
- the queC gene encoding 7-cyano-7-deazaguanine synthase QueC codes for MKEKVVVIYSGGMDSYTVLHKAIEEGKDVYPLTFNYGQRHSKEIEYAAAVCEKLNVPHKIVDISAINQLMAGSSLTSSDIEIPEGHYEEESMKSTVVPNRNMVLLSMAIAYAVSLDARAVYYGAHSGDHAIYPDCRPEFVEKMNDVSQIANYEPVDIVSPYIDVDKIGILTDGLRMGLDYGETWTCYNGRENACGKCGSCEERLEAFEKNGVQDPLSYE; via the coding sequence ATGAAAGAAAAAGTCGTCGTTATCTACTCTGGTGGTATGGACTCTTACACCGTACTGCACAAAGCGATAGAAGAAGGCAAAGACGTGTATCCACTGACGTTTAACTACGGTCAGCGCCACAGTAAAGAAATTGAATACGCTGCAGCGGTGTGTGAAAAACTTAATGTACCTCACAAAATTGTTGATATATCAGCAATTAATCAGCTGATGGCAGGTAGCTCCCTCACTAGTAGTGACATCGAGATCCCTGAAGGTCATTACGAAGAAGAAAGCATGAAATCTACTGTAGTGCCCAATCGTAATATGGTGCTGCTGTCTATGGCAATTGCCTACGCAGTGTCTCTCGATGCGCGTGCTGTGTATTACGGCGCTCATAGTGGCGATCACGCCATCTATCCAGATTGTCGCCCCGAGTTTGTTGAGAAGATGAATGATGTATCACAAATCGCCAACTACGAACCAGTGGATATCGTATCACCGTATATCGACGTCGATAAAATCGGCATCTTAACTGACGGATTACGTATGGGATTGGACTACGGCGAAACTTGGACCTGTTACAACGGCCGCGAAAACGCCTGTGGTAAATGTGGTTCATGTGAAGAGCGTTTAGAAGCCTTTGAAAAGAATGGCGTTCAGGATCCGCTCAGCTACGAATAA
- a CDS encoding TIGR02285 family protein, with amino-acid sequence MNFMKALAVSLLIAISPASQANQDDYQTSKISWFEFDAPPYYIFQGVKANKGTAQLFQAEIMRQLPQHKHQTQRGNFIRGLKEIENKNNVCATSLLKTPAYEKFMHFSEPWFEVLAIGLNIRYSELNRFLPAIENGKINLKKLLADTDIKLGILNGRPYGQPIDETLGDYRHTDRIFTLTGSTKMHNLLHLFIKRKRFDAVLGYAAETHYYSNQFERDADELLYIPIKDTQLMYKAYVGCSKSPMGKSVIAQVNKLIENTSPKVYEKRYLSFLSPQSQETYKLLKQQLAMNN; translated from the coding sequence ATGAATTTTATGAAAGCATTAGCGGTTAGCCTACTAATCGCCATTAGCCCAGCAAGCCAAGCGAATCAGGACGACTATCAAACCTCCAAAATTTCGTGGTTTGAGTTCGATGCCCCGCCCTATTATATTTTCCAAGGAGTAAAAGCCAACAAAGGAACAGCGCAACTATTCCAAGCCGAAATAATGCGTCAACTTCCTCAGCACAAGCATCAAACTCAACGCGGTAACTTTATTCGCGGCCTTAAAGAAATCGAAAATAAAAATAATGTTTGCGCAACATCTTTGCTTAAAACACCAGCTTATGAAAAATTCATGCATTTTTCGGAGCCATGGTTTGAAGTACTTGCGATAGGATTAAACATTCGTTACAGCGAGTTAAATCGTTTTTTACCAGCGATTGAAAATGGCAAGATAAATTTAAAAAAGCTGTTAGCAGATACCGACATTAAGCTTGGGATCCTCAACGGGCGCCCTTACGGTCAACCAATTGACGAAACGCTAGGTGACTATCGCCATACTGATCGTATCTTTACACTAACCGGATCAACGAAAATGCACAACTTGCTGCATTTATTTATCAAACGCAAACGATTTGACGCCGTATTAGGTTACGCTGCTGAGACCCATTATTATTCAAATCAATTTGAACGCGACGCCGATGAGCTATTGTACATTCCAATCAAAGATACCCAATTAATGTACAAAGCTTACGTTGGTTGTTCTAAGTCACCAATGGGTAAATCGGTAATTGCTCAGGTTAACAAACTAATTGAAAATACCTCACCAAAAGTCTATGAGAAGCGTTATTTGAGCTTCTTAAGTCCACAAAGCCAAGAAACTTATAAGTTATTAAAACAGCAACTGGCAATGAATAATTAG